A section of the Streptomyces sp. NBC_00178 genome encodes:
- a CDS encoding response regulator transcription factor, with protein MPDTGEATELRAALLRLRRASGLPVVFGGLLSDTRHARIAELSGAQTPALRGLVISAGSGLGGKAMALSRACAVTDYRSSRHISHEYDTAVAAEGLRSVVAVPVVVGRTVRGVLYGALREPLALGDRTFDVAVSAARDVEQALAVRDEVRRLLASTRQRVSDPDERPGTWEDVREAHRDLRALAPKVHDPALRDELLAVCGRLASASGAGADTDSAARRVRLAPREIDVIACVASGTTNGAAAERLGLRPETVKSYLRSAMRKLGAHTRLEAVVAARRAGLLP; from the coding sequence GTGCCGGACACGGGCGAGGCGACCGAGCTGCGGGCGGCCCTGCTGAGGCTGCGCCGCGCCAGCGGTCTGCCGGTGGTGTTCGGCGGCCTGCTGTCGGACACCCGCCACGCGCGGATCGCCGAGCTGAGCGGGGCGCAGACCCCCGCGCTGCGCGGGCTCGTCATCTCGGCGGGCAGCGGGCTCGGGGGCAAGGCGATGGCCCTGTCCAGGGCGTGCGCGGTCACCGACTACCGGTCGTCCCGTCACATCAGCCACGAGTACGACACGGCGGTCGCCGCCGAGGGGCTGCGTTCGGTCGTCGCGGTGCCCGTCGTCGTGGGCCGTACGGTGCGGGGCGTGCTGTACGGGGCGCTGCGCGAGCCCCTCGCCCTCGGGGACCGCACGTTCGACGTCGCGGTGTCGGCCGCCCGTGACGTGGAGCAGGCCCTGGCCGTCCGCGACGAGGTGCGGCGGCTCCTCGCCTCCACCCGTCAGCGGGTCTCCGACCCCGACGAGCGGCCCGGCACCTGGGAGGACGTGCGCGAGGCCCACCGCGACCTGCGTGCGCTGGCCCCGAAGGTCCACGACCCGGCGCTGCGCGACGAACTGCTCGCCGTGTGCGGCCGGCTCGCCTCGGCGAGCGGGGCGGGGGCGGACACGGACTCCGCGGCCCGGCGGGTACGCCTGGCGCCGCGCGAGATCGACGTGATCGCGTGCGTCGCCTCGGGCACGACCAACGGTGCGGCCGCCGAACGGCTCGGGCTGCGCCCGGAGACGGTGAAGAGCTACCTGCGGTCGGCGATGCGGAAGCTGGGGGCGCACACCCGGCTGGAGGCGGTGGTGGCCGCGCGTCGCGCGGGGCTGCTGCCCTGA
- a CDS encoding AMP-binding protein, whose translation MPATSATETFRAARDFLIEHREDYTAACEGFSWPRPDQFNWALDWFDVIAEGNDRTALHIVEEDGGRTEVSFARMATRSAQAANWLREQGVSEGDRILVMLGNQVELWETALAAMKLRAVVIPATPLLGPLDLRDRVERGRVRHVLARADDTAKFDEVPGGYTRIAVGADVDGWLSYGGADHAPEDFTADRPTDADEPLMLYFTSGTTASPKLVEHTHLSYPVGHLSTMYWIGLRPGDVHLNISSPGWAKHAWSNLFAPWSAEATVFIFNYTRFDATRLMAEMDRSSVTSFCAPPTVWRMLIQADLGQLKTPPREVVAAGEPLNPEVIESVRREWGVTIRDGFGQTETSVQVANTPGQLLKAGSMGRPSPGFDVVLLDPVSGEPGAAEGEIALDLSHAPVGLMTGYHGDPERTAEAMAGGYYRTGDIGSRDEDGYITYVGRADDVFKASDYKISPFELESALLEHEAVAEAAVVPAPDPVRLSVPKAYVVLAEGWEPGPETAKALFAHSRAVLAPYKRVRRLEFAELPKTVSGKIRRIELRERTARGTGTEYDEGDLR comes from the coding sequence ATGCCGGCAACGAGTGCGACGGAGACGTTCCGGGCGGCCCGGGACTTCCTGATCGAGCACCGCGAGGACTACACCGCGGCCTGCGAGGGCTTCAGCTGGCCCCGGCCCGACCAGTTCAACTGGGCACTCGACTGGTTCGACGTCATCGCCGAGGGCAACGACCGCACCGCCCTGCACATCGTGGAGGAGGACGGCGGGCGCACCGAGGTCTCGTTCGCCCGCATGGCGACCCGCTCCGCCCAGGCCGCGAACTGGCTTCGTGAGCAGGGCGTGTCCGAGGGCGACCGGATCCTCGTCATGCTCGGCAACCAGGTCGAGCTGTGGGAGACGGCGCTCGCCGCGATGAAGCTGCGCGCCGTCGTCATCCCGGCGACCCCGCTGCTGGGGCCGCTCGACCTGCGCGACCGGGTGGAGCGCGGCCGGGTCCGCCACGTCCTCGCACGGGCCGATGACACCGCGAAGTTCGACGAGGTGCCGGGCGGTTACACGCGGATCGCCGTGGGCGCGGACGTCGACGGCTGGCTCTCCTACGGCGGTGCCGACCACGCGCCGGAGGACTTCACGGCGGACCGGCCCACGGACGCCGACGAGCCCCTCATGCTGTACTTCACCTCAGGGACCACGGCGAGCCCGAAGCTGGTCGAGCACACCCATCTCTCCTATCCGGTCGGCCACCTGTCCACGATGTACTGGATCGGCCTCCGGCCCGGTGACGTGCACCTGAACATCTCCTCGCCCGGCTGGGCGAAGCACGCCTGGTCGAACCTCTTCGCGCCGTGGAGCGCCGAGGCCACCGTCTTCATCTTCAACTACACCCGGTTCGACGCCACCCGGCTGATGGCGGAGATGGACCGCTCGTCCGTGACCAGCTTCTGCGCCCCGCCGACGGTCTGGCGGATGCTCATCCAGGCCGATCTCGGGCAGCTGAAGACACCGCCGCGCGAGGTCGTCGCGGCCGGTGAGCCGCTGAACCCCGAGGTCATCGAAAGCGTCCGGCGGGAGTGGGGTGTGACGATCCGGGACGGTTTCGGCCAGACGGAGACCTCCGTGCAGGTCGCCAACACCCCGGGACAGCTGCTCAAGGCGGGTTCCATGGGGCGGCCCAGCCCCGGCTTCGACGTCGTGCTGCTCGATCCGGTCTCCGGAGAGCCGGGCGCGGCCGAGGGCGAGATCGCGCTCGACCTCTCGCACGCGCCCGTCGGGCTGATGACGGGCTACCACGGTGACCCGGAGCGCACCGCCGAGGCGATGGCGGGCGGCTACTACCGCACCGGCGACATCGGTTCCCGGGACGAGGACGGGTACATCACGTACGTGGGCAGGGCCGACGACGTCTTCAAGGCCTCGGACTACAAGATCTCGCCGTTCGAGCTGGAGAGCGCCCTGCTGGAGCACGAGGCGGTGGCCGAGGCCGCGGTGGTGCCCGCCCCCGACCCCGTCCGGCTCTCCGTCCCGAAGGCGTACGTCGTGCTGGCGGAGGGCTGGGAGCCCGGGCCGGAGACGGCCAAGGCGCTGTTCGCGCACTCGCGGGCGGTCCTCGCCCCGTACAAGCGCGTCCGCCGGCTGGAGTTCGCCGAACTTCCCAAGACCGTCTCCGGAAAGATCCGCAGGATCGAGCTGCGGGAGCGCACCGCCCGGGGCACCGGCACCGAGTACGACGAGGGAGACCTGCGATGA
- the gcl gene encoding glyoxylate carboligase yields the protein MPRMTAARAAVEILKREGVSNAFGVPGAAINPFYAALKASGGVHHTLARHVEGASHMAEGYTRAAAGNIGVCIGTSGPAGTDMITGLYSAIADSVPILCITGQAPTAVLHKEDFQAVDIASIAAPVTKAATTVLEAAQVPGVFQQAFHLMRTGRPGPVLIDLPIDVQLTEIEFDPELYEPLPVHKPAASRRQIERAVEMLDASERPLVVAGGGIINADASALLVEFAELTGVPVVPTLMGWGILPDDHPLNAGMVGLQTSHRYGNANFLESDFVLGIGNRWANRHTGKLDVYTKGRTFVHVDIEPTQLGRIFAPDLGIASDAKAALELFVEVARELKEAGRLKDRSAWAASTQERRATLQRRTHFDDVPLKPQRVYEEMNRAFGPETRYVSTIGLSQIAGAQMLHVYRPRHWINCGQAGPLGWTIPAALGVATADPDGSVVALSGDYDFQFMLEELAVGAQHRIPYVHVLVNNSYLGLIRQAQRNFDIDFQVNLEFENLNSPELGVYGVDHVKVVEGLGCKAIRVTEPDQLLPAFEEAKKLAAEHRVPVVVEAILERVTNISMSGTDIASVNEFEDVATEPGHAPTAIRPLTVS from the coding sequence ATGCCTCGTATGACCGCTGCCCGAGCGGCAGTTGAGATCCTCAAGCGCGAAGGCGTCAGCAACGCGTTCGGTGTGCCCGGTGCGGCGATCAACCCGTTCTACGCGGCTCTCAAGGCGTCCGGCGGGGTGCACCACACCCTCGCCCGCCACGTCGAGGGCGCCTCCCACATGGCCGAGGGATACACGCGTGCCGCGGCCGGGAACATCGGCGTCTGCATCGGCACGTCGGGGCCCGCGGGCACCGACATGATCACCGGCCTGTACTCCGCCATCGCCGACTCCGTGCCGATCCTCTGCATCACCGGCCAGGCGCCGACCGCCGTCCTCCACAAGGAGGACTTCCAGGCCGTCGACATCGCGTCGATCGCCGCGCCGGTGACCAAGGCCGCGACGACCGTCCTGGAGGCCGCGCAGGTCCCGGGCGTCTTCCAGCAGGCCTTCCACCTGATGCGCACGGGCCGGCCCGGACCGGTCCTCATCGACCTGCCGATCGACGTGCAGCTCACCGAGATCGAGTTCGACCCCGAGCTGTACGAGCCGCTGCCCGTACACAAGCCCGCCGCGAGCCGCAGGCAGATCGAGCGGGCCGTCGAGATGCTCGACGCCTCCGAGCGGCCGCTCGTCGTCGCCGGCGGCGGCATCATCAACGCAGACGCCTCCGCACTGCTCGTGGAGTTCGCGGAACTGACCGGTGTGCCGGTCGTCCCCACCCTGATGGGCTGGGGCATCCTCCCCGACGACCACCCGCTGAACGCGGGCATGGTCGGCCTCCAGACCTCGCACCGCTACGGCAACGCGAACTTCCTGGAGTCCGACTTCGTCCTCGGCATCGGCAACCGCTGGGCCAACCGCCACACCGGCAAGCTGGACGTCTACACGAAGGGCCGCACCTTCGTCCACGTGGACATCGAGCCCACCCAGCTGGGCAGGATCTTCGCCCCGGACCTCGGCATCGCCTCCGACGCGAAGGCGGCCCTGGAGCTCTTCGTCGAGGTCGCCAGGGAGCTGAAGGAGGCCGGCCGGCTGAAGGACCGCTCGGCGTGGGCGGCCTCCACACAGGAACGCCGGGCCACGCTCCAGCGCCGTACGCACTTCGACGACGTGCCGCTGAAGCCCCAGCGCGTGTACGAGGAGATGAACCGGGCGTTCGGCCCCGAGACCCGCTACGTCAGCACCATCGGCCTCTCCCAGATCGCCGGGGCGCAGATGCTGCACGTCTACCGGCCGCGCCACTGGATCAACTGCGGCCAGGCCGGCCCGCTCGGCTGGACGATCCCGGCGGCACTGGGTGTCGCCACCGCGGACCCCGACGGCTCCGTCGTCGCCCTCTCCGGCGACTACGACTTCCAGTTCATGCTGGAGGAGCTCGCGGTCGGGGCCCAGCACCGCATCCCGTACGTCCACGTGCTGGTGAACAACTCCTACCTGGGGCTCATCCGGCAGGCGCAGCGCAACTTCGACATCGACTTCCAGGTCAACCTGGAGTTCGAGAACCTCAACTCCCCGGAGCTGGGCGTCTACGGCGTGGACCACGTCAAGGTCGTCGAGGGCCTGGGCTGCAAGGCGATCCGGGTCACCGAGCCCGACCAGCTGCTGCCGGCCTTCGAGGAGGCGAAGAAGCTCGCGGCCGAGCACCGGGTGCCGGTCGTCGTCGAGGCGATCCTGGAGCGGGTCACGAACATCTCGATGAGCGGGACGGACATCGCGTCGGTCAACGAGTTCGAGGACGTCGCGACCGAGCCCGGGCACGCCCCCACGGCGATCCGCCCGCTGACGGTCTCCTGA
- a CDS encoding AMP-binding protein: MSEPSYAHGTGDTPLLGDTIGRNLDRAVAAFPEREALVDVVSGRRWTYAEFGAAVEELARGLMASGVAKGDRVGIWAVNCPEWVLVQYATARIGAVMVNINPAYRAHELKYVLEQAGISLLVASLTHRTSDYRALVGQVRADCPALRAVHYIGDPSWDELTRAADGVTVEQLRSREAELSCDDPINIQYTSGTTGFPKGATLSHHNILNNGYSVGEMVAYTEHDRVCLPVPFYHCFGMVMGNLGITSHGACIVIPAPSFEPAAVLAAVQQERCTSLYGVPTMFIAELDLPGFSSYDLSSLRTGIMAGSPCPVEVMKRVVAEMHMEEVSICYGMTETSPVSLQTRRDDDLERRTGTVGRVMPHIEVKVTDPATGVTLPRGEAGELCTRGYSVMLGYWGQPERTAEVVDAGRWMHTGDLAVMREDGYVQIVGRIKDMIIRGGENVYPREIEEFLYGHPKIADVQVVGVPDAVYGEEILACVIPRDPADPPTLDEVTAHCREQLAHYKIPRALRIMDAFPMTVSGKVRKVELREGYGA; the protein is encoded by the coding sequence ATGAGCGAGCCGTCCTACGCGCACGGCACCGGTGACACCCCGCTGCTCGGCGACACGATCGGGCGGAACCTGGACCGCGCCGTCGCAGCCTTCCCCGAGCGGGAGGCCCTGGTCGACGTGGTGTCCGGACGCCGCTGGACCTACGCGGAGTTCGGGGCCGCTGTGGAGGAACTGGCCCGCGGGCTGATGGCGTCCGGGGTGGCCAAGGGCGACCGGGTGGGCATCTGGGCGGTCAACTGCCCGGAGTGGGTCCTCGTCCAGTACGCGACGGCCCGCATCGGCGCCGTCATGGTCAACATCAACCCGGCCTACCGGGCCCACGAGCTGAAGTACGTGCTCGAACAGGCCGGGATCTCCCTCCTGGTCGCCTCGCTCACCCACCGCACCAGCGACTACCGGGCGCTCGTCGGCCAGGTCCGCGCCGACTGCCCCGCGCTGCGGGCCGTGCACTACATCGGCGACCCGTCCTGGGACGAGCTGACGCGTGCCGCGGACGGGGTGACCGTCGAGCAACTCAGGTCGCGTGAAGCGGAGTTGTCCTGTGACGATCCGATCAACATCCAGTACACCTCCGGCACCACGGGCTTTCCCAAGGGGGCGACGCTCTCCCACCACAACATCCTCAACAACGGTTACTCCGTGGGGGAGATGGTCGCCTACACCGAGCACGACCGGGTCTGCCTGCCGGTGCCGTTCTACCACTGCTTCGGCATGGTCATGGGAAACCTCGGCATCACCTCGCACGGTGCCTGCATCGTGATCCCCGCCCCGTCCTTCGAGCCGGCCGCGGTGCTGGCCGCCGTGCAGCAGGAGCGGTGCACCTCGCTCTACGGGGTGCCCACCATGTTCATCGCGGAGCTGGACCTCCCCGGCTTCTCCTCGTACGACCTCTCCTCGCTCCGCACCGGGATCATGGCCGGATCGCCCTGCCCCGTCGAGGTGATGAAGAGGGTCGTCGCGGAGATGCACATGGAGGAGGTGTCGATCTGCTACGGCATGACGGAGACGTCACCGGTGTCCCTCCAGACGCGCCGGGACGACGATCTGGAGCGCCGTACGGGCACGGTCGGCCGGGTGATGCCGCACATCGAGGTGAAGGTGACCGACCCCGCGACCGGGGTGACGCTGCCGCGCGGTGAGGCCGGGGAGCTGTGCACCCGCGGGTACAGCGTCATGCTGGGTTACTGGGGTCAGCCCGAGCGGACCGCCGAAGTCGTCGACGCGGGGCGGTGGATGCACACGGGGGACCTCGCGGTGATGCGGGAGGACGGATACGTCCAGATCGTCGGCCGGATCAAGGACATGATCATCCGCGGCGGTGAGAACGTCTATCCGCGGGAGATCGAGGAGTTCCTGTACGGCCATCCCAAGATCGCGGACGTGCAGGTGGTGGGCGTGCCCGACGCCGTGTACGGCGAGGAGATCCTGGCCTGCGTGATTCCCCGCGACCCGGCCGACCCGCCGACGCTGGACGAGGTGACCGCCCACTGCCGCGAGCAGTTGGCCCACTACAAGATCCCGCGCGCCCTGCGGATCATGGACGCGTTCCCGATGACGGTGAGCGGGAAGGTCCGGAAGGTCGAACTGCGGGAGGGCTACGGAGCCTGA